One genomic window of Geodermatophilus sp. DSM 44513 includes the following:
- a CDS encoding cobalt-precorrin-5B (C(1))-methyltransferase, which yields MTGAGREGGTGLRSGWTTGACATAATTAAYTALLTGGFPDPVRIDLPHDRHPAFALACESLADGSATAGVVKDAGDDPDVTHGALVSARVSHGEPGSGVAFRAGEGVGTVTKPGLPLAVGEPAINPVPRLLMREHVAAVAARHGGTGDVVVEVSVEGGAELALKTWNPRLGILGGLSILGTTGVVVPYSCASWIDSIRRGIDVARAAGHQHVAGCTGSTSERTVTELYGLPEDALLDMGDFAGAVLKYLRRHPVPRLTVAGGIGKLAKLADGHLDLHSARSQVSPDALAALVRGAGGSPRLVAGVLGANTALDALQQCQAAGLPLGDLVAAGARRTALGVLDGAPVEVDVVVVDRGGTVVGRA from the coding sequence GTGACCGGGGCGGGACGTGAGGGCGGCACGGGGCTGCGCTCCGGCTGGACCACCGGCGCGTGCGCGACCGCGGCGACCACCGCCGCCTACACCGCCCTGCTGACCGGCGGGTTCCCCGACCCGGTGCGGATCGACCTGCCGCACGACCGGCACCCGGCCTTCGCCCTGGCCTGCGAGTCGCTCGCCGACGGGTCGGCCACCGCCGGGGTCGTCAAGGACGCCGGCGACGACCCCGACGTCACCCACGGCGCGCTGGTGTCCGCGCGGGTCAGCCACGGCGAGCCGGGGTCGGGTGTGGCCTTCCGCGCCGGCGAGGGCGTGGGCACGGTGACCAAGCCCGGGCTGCCGCTGGCGGTGGGCGAGCCGGCGATCAACCCGGTGCCGCGGCTGCTGATGCGCGAGCACGTCGCCGCGGTCGCCGCGCGGCACGGCGGCACCGGCGACGTCGTCGTCGAGGTCTCCGTCGAGGGCGGCGCGGAGCTGGCGCTGAAGACGTGGAACCCGCGGCTGGGCATCCTCGGCGGGCTGTCCATCCTCGGCACGACCGGCGTCGTCGTCCCGTACTCGTGCGCGTCGTGGATCGACTCGATCCGCCGCGGCATCGACGTCGCCCGCGCGGCCGGGCACCAGCACGTCGCGGGGTGCACCGGGTCCACCAGCGAGCGGACGGTCACCGAGCTGTACGGGCTGCCCGAGGACGCGCTGCTGGACATGGGCGACTTCGCCGGCGCGGTGCTCAAGTACCTGCGCCGCCACCCGGTGCCGCGGCTGACCGTCGCCGGCGGCATCGGCAAGCTGGCCAAGCTCGCCGACGGCCACCTCGACCTGCACTCGGCCCGCTCCCAGGTCTCCCCCGACGCGCTGGCCGCGCTGGTGCGCGGGGCCGGCGGATCGCCCCGGCTGGTCGCCGGGGTGCTCGGGGCCAACACCGCCCTCGACGCCCTGCAGCAGTGCCAGGCCGCCGGGCTCCCCCTGGGCGACCTGGTCGCCGCCGGCGCGCGGCGCACCGCGCTCGGCGTGCTGGACGGCGCCCCGGTCGAGGTCGACGTGGTGGTGGTCGACCGGGGCGGCACCGTGGTGGGTCGCGCCTAG
- a CDS encoding cobalt-precorrin-6A reductase, giving the protein MSGRVLVLGGTAEARQLAGRLVAAGADVLSSLAGRVADPLLPPGEVRVGGFGGVAGLTAALAGGPRPVAVVVDATHPFAATMTAHAAAAAAATGTPLLRLHRPGWTAGPGDDWRWVDTLEQAAAAVAGYRCPFVTTGRQGLAAFARLTAPCLVRSVDPPAPPLPPRATVVLDRGPFTVAGERALMVAHGVDVVVTKDSGGPMTAAKLTAARELGVPVVLVRRPPLPPGVPVVTTVEEALAWLAREGTAALPEGPRRAASGTRTQGDDVAAHPPAPERM; this is encoded by the coding sequence GTGAGCGGCCGGGTGCTCGTGCTGGGCGGGACGGCGGAGGCCCGGCAGCTCGCCGGGCGGCTGGTCGCCGCCGGCGCCGACGTGCTGAGCTCGCTGGCCGGCCGGGTCGCCGACCCCCTGCTCCCACCCGGGGAGGTCCGCGTCGGCGGGTTCGGCGGCGTGGCCGGCCTGACCGCCGCGCTGGCCGGAGGTCCCCGCCCCGTCGCTGTTGTGGTCGACGCCACCCACCCCTTCGCCGCCACCATGACCGCGCACGCCGCGGCGGCGGCCGCGGCCACCGGCACCCCGCTGCTGCGGCTGCACCGCCCCGGCTGGACGGCCGGGCCCGGTGACGACTGGCGGTGGGTGGACACCCTGGAGCAGGCGGCGGCCGCGGTGGCCGGGTACCGCTGCCCGTTCGTGACCACCGGCCGGCAGGGGCTGGCGGCCTTCGCTCGGCTGACCGCGCCCTGCCTGGTCCGCTCGGTGGACCCGCCCGCGCCGCCGCTGCCGCCGCGGGCCACCGTGGTGCTCGACCGGGGGCCGTTCACCGTGGCCGGCGAGCGGGCGCTGATGGTGGCGCACGGGGTGGACGTCGTCGTCACCAAGGACAGCGGTGGGCCCATGACCGCCGCCAAGCTGACCGCCGCGCGGGAGCTCGGCGTCCCCGTGGTGCTGGTCCGCCGGCCGCCGCTGCCGCCGGGCGTGCCGGTGGTCACGACCGTCGAGGAGGCGCTGGCCTGGCTGGCCCGGGAGGGCACCGCGGCGTTGCCGGAGGGGCCCCGTCGCGCAGCGTCAGGGACGCGCACCCAGGGCGACGACGTGGCCGCGCACCCGCCCGCCCCGGAGCGGATGTGA
- a CDS encoding heme-binding protein has product MNRSITLEQAETIVTACKREAQTVGQPMNIAVVDSGGNLVAFAAMDDTKLIGEDISQKKALTAVYFQMDTRDLAPLVQPGQPLYGIEATSGGRLVVFGGGVLLRGADGRVAGGVGVSAGTVDEDHQVAEAGRAAFG; this is encoded by the coding sequence GTGAACCGCAGCATCACGCTGGAGCAAGCCGAGACGATCGTCACGGCGTGCAAGCGGGAGGCCCAGACCGTCGGCCAGCCGATGAACATCGCGGTCGTGGACAGCGGGGGCAACCTCGTCGCGTTCGCCGCCATGGACGACACCAAGCTCATCGGCGAGGACATCTCGCAGAAGAAGGCCCTCACGGCCGTGTACTTCCAGATGGACACCCGCGACCTCGCCCCGCTGGTGCAGCCCGGGCAGCCCCTCTACGGCATCGAGGCGACCAGCGGCGGACGGCTGGTCGTCTTCGGCGGCGGGGTGCTGCTGCGCGGCGCGGACGGCCGGGTCGCCGGCGGGGTCGGCGTCAGCGCCGGGACCGTCGACGAGGACCACCAGGTGGCCGAGGCCGGGCGGGCCGCCTTCGGCTAG
- a CDS encoding NAD(P)H-dependent oxidoreductase: MTETVPLRALALVCTLTPSPAPSSSELMARQVLDALAEHGVTGDVVRVVDHDVKPGVQVDMGEGDAWPAIREQMMAADILVVSTPTWVGHMSSVAQRVLERLDGELSETDDSGRPLVAGKVAVTAVVGNEDGAHKITADLMQGLDDIGFTIPSQGGTYWNDEAMGGRDYQDLEQTPEAVASTTTTLAANAAHLARLLKASPYS, translated from the coding sequence ATGACCGAGACCGTGCCCCTCCGCGCCCTCGCCCTCGTGTGCACCCTCACGCCCTCGCCCGCACCGTCCAGCAGCGAGCTGATGGCCCGCCAGGTGCTCGACGCCCTCGCCGAGCACGGCGTGACCGGCGACGTCGTCCGCGTCGTCGACCACGACGTCAAGCCCGGCGTGCAGGTCGACATGGGGGAGGGGGACGCCTGGCCGGCGATCCGCGAGCAGATGATGGCCGCCGACATCCTGGTGGTCTCCACCCCCACCTGGGTCGGCCACATGAGCAGCGTCGCGCAGCGGGTGCTCGAGCGGCTGGACGGCGAGCTGTCCGAGACCGACGACTCCGGCCGGCCGCTGGTCGCCGGCAAGGTCGCCGTCACCGCCGTCGTCGGCAACGAGGACGGCGCGCACAAGATCACCGCCGACCTGATGCAGGGCCTGGACGACATCGGCTTCACCATCCCGTCCCAGGGCGGCACCTACTGGAACGACGAGGCGATGGGCGGTCGCGACTACCAGGACCTCGAGCAGACCCCCGAGGCGGTCGCCTCCACCACCACCACGCTGGCGGCCAACGCCGCGCACCTGGCCCGCCTGCTCAAGGCGAGTCCCTACAGCTGA
- a CDS encoding MmgE/PrpD family protein, with protein MSALDRANVAAIGDFASATRLADVPAGVVAFARLLLLDTLGALLGGLRHPPVRELARGLAASGPSGALLVLGTAATWLDADSGGSFHPQGHRLPPVPTAHPAPHCLPVLLLAAASGEVTDRRLLEVFLVATEVGLRSGTASSLRPGLHPHGVHGPSAAALAATLLRGGSPEELGRAFLLGSALPVAATLAVPVHGGTVRNVWTGLGACHGALAADLARDPAVDEGDAIGVHTALFDSAVCTDLSVEELVGGLGRRWRLLDSYLKPYACARWIHPTLDAVQLATAGSGTAAEDVLAVEVDTFAFAAGLTGLDIRSDMQARFSLPYCVATLLVDGTLDAGSFLPGQLARRSVAELAARVRVRADDASSAALPVERPARVAVRLRDGRTLRAEVRNARGNPASPLSGAEVEAKARSNVADLVDPTLLDAVVRDVLHPRGGDTWSTGLLARTVLGELVPASGGAQL; from the coding sequence GTGAGCGCCCTGGACCGCGCGAACGTGGCGGCGATCGGCGACTTCGCCTCGGCCACCCGGCTCGCCGACGTCCCGGCCGGGGTGGTCGCCTTCGCCCGGCTCCTGCTGCTGGACACCCTCGGCGCGCTGCTCGGCGGGCTGCGCCACCCACCGGTCCGGGAGCTGGCCCGCGGCCTGGCGGCGTCCGGGCCGTCCGGGGCGCTGCTCGTCCTCGGCACGGCCGCGACCTGGCTGGACGCAGACTCCGGCGGCTCCTTCCACCCCCAGGGCCACCGGCTCCCGCCGGTGCCGACGGCCCACCCCGCGCCGCACTGCCTGCCGGTGCTGCTGCTGGCCGCCGCGTCGGGAGAGGTGACCGACCGGCGGCTGCTGGAGGTCTTCCTGGTCGCCACCGAGGTGGGGCTGCGCAGCGGGACGGCGTCCTCCCTGCGGCCGGGGCTGCACCCCCACGGCGTGCACGGGCCGTCGGCGGCGGCGCTGGCCGCCACGCTGCTGCGCGGCGGCTCCCCGGAGGAGCTCGGGCGGGCGTTCCTGCTCGGCTCGGCGCTGCCGGTGGCCGCGACGCTCGCCGTGCCGGTGCACGGCGGCACGGTGCGCAACGTGTGGACCGGGCTGGGCGCCTGCCACGGGGCCCTGGCCGCCGACCTCGCCCGGGACCCGGCGGTGGACGAGGGCGACGCGATCGGCGTGCACACCGCGCTGTTCGACTCCGCCGTCTGCACCGACCTCTCCGTCGAGGAGCTCGTCGGGGGCCTGGGGCGGCGGTGGCGGCTGCTGGACAGCTACCTCAAGCCGTACGCCTGCGCCCGCTGGATCCACCCGACCCTCGACGCGGTGCAGCTGGCGACGGCGGGCAGCGGGACGGCGGCCGAGGACGTGCTGGCGGTCGAGGTCGACACCTTCGCCTTCGCCGCCGGGCTGACCGGCCTCGACATCCGCTCCGACATGCAGGCGCGGTTCTCGCTCCCCTACTGCGTGGCCACCCTGCTCGTGGACGGCACCCTGGACGCCGGCTCCTTCCTGCCCGGGCAGCTGGCGCGCCGGTCGGTGGCCGAGCTGGCGGCCCGGGTCCGCGTCCGCGCGGACGACGCCTCCTCCGCGGCCCTGCCCGTGGAGCGCCCGGCCCGCGTGGCGGTCCGGTTGCGCGACGGCCGCACGCTCCGGGCCGAGGTGCGCAACGCCCGCGGCAACCCCGCCTCGCCCCTCTCCGGTGCCGAGGTCGAGGCCAAGGCCCGGAGCAACGTGGCCGACCTCGTCGACCCGACGCTCCTGGACGCCGTCGTCCGCGACGTGCTGCACCCCCGCGGCGGGGACACCTGGAGCACCGGCCTGCTGGCCCGGACGGTGCTGGGCGAGCTCGTGCCCGCCTCCGGAGGCGCTCAGCTGTAG
- a CDS encoding LLM class flavin-dependent oxidoreductase yields the protein MTAVLLNAARPWAAADAVHAAVRGCAAGLDGVGLVDSPRLFPDPFLETERVLSATDAVLAGPCVASLGLRHPVTVAGAVRTLERHHPGRVLTVVGRGESSVRNEGLPAPPMAAYTAALAALRERLTTADGPVAAGRVLGAASGPRTVAATATALGGVLVDVGVDAGVVARAVRLAREHDPGVAVWLFLRATLTSSAAESAAAAEPVLGSCAMRLAAAPDWYGIPAADVAAVRAAARSHDYARHGTADARGGATTAADSLVRERFVLTGDPGAITARLRPLAGLGVAGVVLAGGVAGVEDRLAELVPALRAGLRTPEDDR from the coding sequence GTGACCGCCGTCCTGCTGAACGCGGCCCGCCCCTGGGCAGCCGCCGACGCGGTCCACGCCGCCGTGCGCGGCTGCGCCGCCGGCCTGGACGGGGTCGGGCTCGTGGACAGCCCGCGGCTGTTCCCCGACCCGTTCCTCGAGACCGAGCGCGTGCTGTCCGCCACGGACGCGGTCCTGGCCGGCCCGTGCGTGGCCAGCCTGGGCCTCCGCCACCCGGTCACCGTCGCCGGCGCGGTCCGCACGCTGGAACGACACCACCCCGGGCGGGTCCTCACGGTCGTGGGCCGCGGGGAGAGCTCGGTGCGCAACGAGGGCCTGCCCGCACCGCCGATGGCCGCCTACACCGCGGCGCTCGCGGCGCTGCGCGAGCGGCTGACCACCGCGGACGGACCGGTGGCCGCGGGACGGGTGCTGGGCGCCGCGTCCGGCCCGAGGACCGTCGCGGCGACCGCCACCGCGCTGGGCGGGGTGCTCGTGGACGTCGGGGTCGACGCCGGCGTGGTGGCCCGCGCCGTGCGGCTGGCGAGGGAGCACGACCCCGGGGTCGCCGTCTGGCTGTTCCTGCGCGCGACGCTGACCTCGTCCGCGGCGGAGTCCGCGGCCGCTGCCGAGCCGGTCCTCGGCTCCTGCGCCATGCGGCTGGCGGCCGCTCCGGACTGGTACGGCATCCCGGCTGCCGACGTCGCCGCCGTCCGCGCCGCCGCCCGGTCGCACGACTACGCACGGCACGGCACGGCCGACGCCCGTGGCGGTGCGACCACGGCCGCCGACTCCCTCGTCCGGGAGCGGTTCGTCCTGACCGGGGACCCGGGCGCGATCACCGCCCGGCTGCGGCCGCTGGCCGGCCTGGGCGTCGCCGGGGTGGTGCTCGCGGGCGGGGTCGCGGGGGTGGAGGACCGGCTCGCCGAGCTGGTCCCCGCGCTGCGGGCGGGGCTGCGCACCCCGGAGGACGACCGGTGA
- a CDS encoding MmgE/PrpD family protein has protein sequence MTPLRSRPGAPVEGLAAAVSTTSWAACPGAVRDRVVDLVADCVAVTALGSRRPELSRVVAGYAAHTPDGPATVVGRSRGWPAATAAFLNGCAVAADQLQDGHRPARGHPAAHVVPAVLALGEEVDATGGEVLSAVLAGYEAGVRLGRAMGGTPPGVHDIGTWGQVAASAAAARLLAPGDAAAARRALELSAAAVLLTDAGTVFGGAPGGHAFLGASVQLGTTLGAAAVAGLAARPGALDRHLAAVAAQDWDPVHLGVAPDGGWDRHEVLAGYVKAHPTCAHLHGVNDAVADLLDDGVRGADVASVEVRTWAGAAGLDSPAEDELSARFSIPTSVAVALVHGRLDETTMTSAVVTSPAVRDLAARVRVVHDATLDAGYPAGRPASVRLTLADGGTRTAAAARPRGDADRAFSRAELAAKAERLLVARFGTAGRSVLAAVHALADGGDARTVGAALRRAAVRGEPGPW, from the coding sequence GTGACACCGCTCCGGTCCCGGCCCGGCGCGCCGGTCGAGGGGCTGGCCGCGGCGGTGAGCACGACGTCGTGGGCGGCCTGCCCGGGCGCCGTCCGGGACCGGGTGGTCGACCTCGTCGCCGACTGCGTGGCGGTGACCGCGCTGGGCTCGCGCCGGCCGGAGCTGTCCCGCGTGGTGGCCGGGTACGCCGCACACACCCCGGACGGGCCGGCGACCGTGGTCGGCCGGTCGCGCGGGTGGCCCGCGGCGACGGCCGCCTTCCTCAACGGCTGCGCGGTCGCGGCCGACCAGCTGCAGGACGGCCACCGGCCCGCCCGCGGCCACCCCGCCGCGCACGTCGTCCCGGCGGTGCTCGCCCTCGGCGAGGAGGTCGACGCCACCGGCGGCGAGGTGCTGTCCGCCGTCCTGGCCGGCTACGAGGCGGGCGTGCGGCTGGGCCGCGCGATGGGCGGCACGCCCCCCGGGGTCCACGACATCGGCACCTGGGGTCAGGTCGCCGCCTCCGCCGCGGCGGCGCGCCTGCTGGCCCCGGGGGACGCCGCGGCCGCCCGGCGGGCGCTCGAGCTGTCCGCCGCCGCGGTGCTGCTCACCGACGCCGGCACGGTGTTCGGCGGAGCCCCCGGCGGGCACGCCTTCCTCGGGGCGTCCGTGCAGCTCGGGACCACGCTGGGGGCCGCGGCCGTCGCCGGGCTCGCGGCCCGGCCCGGCGCGCTGGACCGGCACCTCGCCGCCGTCGCCGCGCAGGACTGGGACCCCGTCCACCTCGGGGTCGCCCCCGACGGGGGGTGGGACCGGCACGAGGTCCTCGCCGGCTACGTGAAGGCCCACCCGACGTGCGCGCACCTGCACGGGGTCAACGACGCGGTGGCCGACCTGCTCGACGACGGCGTGCGGGGGGCGGACGTCGCCTCGGTGGAGGTCCGGACGTGGGCCGGAGCCGCCGGTCTCGACTCCCCGGCCGAGGACGAGCTGTCGGCGCGGTTCAGCATCCCGACGTCCGTGGCCGTCGCGCTGGTGCACGGCCGGCTGGACGAGACCACGATGACCTCCGCCGTCGTCACCTCACCGGCCGTGCGCGACCTCGCCGCCCGCGTCCGGGTCGTCCACGACGCCACCCTGGACGCCGGCTACCCGGCCGGGCGGCCCGCGTCCGTCCGCCTCACCCTCGCCGACGGCGGCACGCGCACCGCCGCGGCCGCCCGGCCCCGCGGCGACGCCGACCGCGCCTTCTCCCGCGCCGAGCTGGCCGCCAAGGCCGAGCGGCTGCTGGTCGCCCGGTTCGGCACGGCCGGGCGGAGCGTCCTCGCGGCGGTGCACGCCCTCGCCGACGGCGGCGACGCCCGTACCGTCGGCGCGGCCCTCCGCCGGGCCGCCGTCCGCGGGGAGCCCGGCCCGTGGTGA
- a CDS encoding MmgE/PrpD family protein, producing MTAPTVVARLAGLAADTRAAGLPPGLREDVARRVLDFVGNSLAAHEEVSAAAVTAVVRGWGGPADATAIGTGTRVPAPAAALVNGTLAHSLDFDDTHLPSVLHPSASVVAAALAVAEATGASGPALLDAAGVGIEVAVRLGMGGYDRERGNSEFFERGLHATSICGAVGAAVAAATVGGLDADGIGHAAGIAASMGSGLIEANRTGGTVKRVHCGWAAHAGVVAADLARHGLTGPPTVVEGRFGFLHAHCGERADVDAVVDRLGGHWELPGVFFKPYPCNHFTHAGIDAALEIRRRGVRPEDVVEVELGAPSAVLRTIGEPAAEKARPRSGYHAAFSGPYTVAAALTGGGGLGVFHEDFTDTAAADPVRLALAARVRCVPDARCDEVFPHQFPAVLRVLTTDGTRHEVRVEANRGGPANPLSSAELAEKFRLNAVRVLDDDTAATVAAAALDLPQADDVRALMAGVRG from the coding sequence ATGACCGCCCCGACGGTCGTCGCGCGCCTGGCCGGGCTGGCCGCCGACACCCGGGCCGCGGGCTTGCCGCCCGGTCTGCGCGAGGACGTCGCCCGCCGGGTGCTGGACTTCGTCGGCAACAGCCTCGCCGCCCACGAGGAGGTCTCCGCCGCGGCCGTGACGGCCGTCGTCCGGGGGTGGGGCGGCCCGGCCGACGCGACGGCCATCGGCACCGGCACGCGCGTGCCGGCACCGGCGGCCGCCCTGGTCAACGGCACGCTGGCGCACTCCCTCGACTTCGACGACACCCACCTGCCCTCGGTGCTGCACCCCTCCGCGTCGGTCGTGGCCGCCGCGCTGGCGGTCGCGGAGGCGACCGGCGCGAGCGGCCCGGCGCTGCTGGACGCCGCCGGGGTCGGCATCGAGGTGGCGGTGCGCCTGGGGATGGGCGGCTACGACCGGGAGCGGGGCAACTCGGAGTTCTTCGAGCGGGGGCTGCACGCCACCTCCATCTGCGGCGCGGTCGGTGCGGCGGTCGCCGCGGCCACGGTGGGTGGGCTCGACGCGGACGGGATCGGGCACGCGGCGGGCATCGCGGCGTCCATGGGCTCGGGCCTCATCGAGGCCAACCGCACCGGCGGGACGGTCAAGCGGGTGCACTGCGGCTGGGCCGCGCACGCCGGCGTGGTGGCCGCCGACCTCGCGAGGCACGGACTGACCGGGCCCCCGACGGTGGTCGAGGGCCGGTTCGGCTTCCTGCACGCCCACTGCGGCGAGCGTGCCGACGTCGACGCCGTGGTCGACCGGCTCGGCGGGCACTGGGAGCTGCCCGGCGTCTTCTTCAAGCCCTATCCGTGCAACCACTTCACCCACGCCGGGATCGACGCGGCCCTGGAGATCCGCCGCCGCGGGGTGCGGCCCGAGGACGTCGTGGAGGTCGAGCTGGGCGCGCCGTCGGCGGTGCTGCGGACGATCGGCGAGCCCGCGGCCGAGAAAGCCCGGCCGCGGTCGGGCTACCACGCGGCCTTCAGCGGGCCGTACACCGTGGCCGCGGCCCTCACCGGCGGGGGCGGGCTCGGGGTGTTCCACGAGGACTTCACCGACACCGCGGCCGCCGACCCGGTCCGGCTGGCCCTGGCCGCCCGGGTGCGGTGCGTGCCCGACGCCCGCTGCGACGAGGTCTTCCCCCACCAGTTCCCGGCGGTCCTGCGGGTGCTGACCACCGACGGGACCCGGCACGAGGTGCGCGTCGAGGCCAACCGCGGCGGACCGGCCAACCCGCTGTCCTCCGCCGAGCTGGCCGAGAAGTTCCGGCTCAACGCCGTCCGCGTCCTGGACGACGACACGGCCGCCACCGTCGCCGCGGCGGCGCTGGACCTGCCGCAGGCGGACGACGTCCGCGCGCTGATGGCCGGCGTGCGGGGGTGA
- a CDS encoding cyclase family protein gives MTTSETSTTDALLAAVGNGVRIVELGHPFFTGMPCSPNHPGFRMSLIRRHGDLVRPDGGSAANEIIVTGGHVGTHVDALSHVSHDGVLHGGVDAAASQTGGRFQQLGAEHTPALLTRGVLLDVAATRGVEVLPAGYGVTARDLADAADAAGVQVRRGDVALIRTGWARHFADPTTYLGQSDGVPGAAPDAGQWLADAGVVAAGADTTAFEQIRPGAGHSVLPVHGILLVEAGIHILEHLDLEAASAQGLTEFVFVMAPLRIVGGTGSPIRPFAAVPA, from the coding sequence ATGACGACCTCGGAGACCTCCACGACCGACGCCCTGCTCGCGGCGGTGGGCAACGGGGTGCGGATCGTCGAACTGGGCCATCCCTTCTTCACCGGCATGCCGTGCTCGCCGAACCACCCGGGCTTCCGGATGAGCCTGATCCGGCGGCACGGGGACCTCGTCCGCCCGGACGGCGGCTCGGCCGCGAACGAGATCATCGTGACCGGGGGCCACGTCGGCACCCACGTGGACGCGCTCTCCCACGTCAGCCACGACGGGGTGCTGCACGGCGGGGTCGACGCCGCCGCGTCCCAGACCGGCGGCCGGTTCCAGCAGCTCGGTGCCGAGCACACCCCCGCGCTGCTGACCCGCGGGGTCCTGCTCGACGTCGCCGCCACCCGGGGCGTGGAGGTGCTGCCCGCCGGCTACGGCGTGACGGCGCGCGACCTCGCGGACGCCGCGGACGCCGCGGGCGTGCAGGTCCGGCGCGGGGACGTCGCCCTCATCCGCACCGGGTGGGCCCGGCACTTCGCCGACCCCACCACCTACCTCGGCCAGTCCGACGGCGTGCCCGGGGCCGCACCGGACGCCGGGCAGTGGCTCGCCGACGCGGGCGTGGTCGCCGCCGGGGCCGACACCACCGCCTTCGAGCAGATCCGGCCGGGCGCCGGGCACAGCGTGCTGCCGGTGCACGGGATCCTGCTCGTCGAGGCCGGCATCCACATCCTCGAGCACCTCGACCTGGAGGCGGCCTCCGCGCAGGGCCTCACCGAGTTCGTCTTCGTCATGGCGCCGCTGCGCATCGTCGGCGGCACCGGCTCGCCCATCCGCCCGTTCGCCGCGGTCCCGGCATGA
- a CDS encoding CoA ester lyase — translation MSTVPRSWLYVPGHRGERVAKALAAGADAVVIDLEDAVPAAQKDAARAHAVAVLDDRPADDPRQVWVRVNPPGTDAGSRDVAALAGRRVDGLRVPRADDPEEVRELAERTGARLQLLLETARGLWRAHELAGAHELVAGIGLGEADLAADLLVDRDEGLTWARGLVVAAARAAGLPSPVQSVWTDVGDPDGLRATSRQGRATGFFGRSIVHPRQIDPVHEVYTPSPEEVAAAEGVLATAAAAAARGETAALDAQGRFVDPAVVARARTVLDRARPPARPSPTGPDPRAGDAP, via the coding sequence GTGAGCACGGTCCCGCGGTCCTGGCTCTACGTCCCCGGCCACCGGGGCGAGCGCGTCGCGAAGGCGCTGGCCGCCGGCGCCGACGCCGTGGTCATCGACCTCGAGGACGCCGTCCCCGCGGCGCAGAAGGACGCCGCCCGGGCCCACGCGGTCGCCGTGCTCGACGACCGGCCGGCCGACGACCCGCGGCAGGTCTGGGTGCGGGTCAACCCGCCGGGCACCGACGCCGGGAGCCGGGACGTGGCCGCACTCGCCGGGCGCCGGGTGGACGGCCTGCGGGTCCCGCGGGCCGACGACCCCGAGGAGGTCCGTGAGCTCGCCGAGCGCACCGGGGCGCGGCTGCAGCTGCTGCTGGAGACCGCGCGTGGGCTGTGGCGGGCCCACGAGCTGGCCGGGGCCCACGAGCTCGTCGCCGGCATCGGCCTCGGCGAGGCCGACCTCGCCGCCGACCTGCTCGTCGACCGCGACGAGGGGCTGACCTGGGCCCGCGGCCTCGTGGTGGCCGCCGCACGGGCGGCCGGGCTGCCCTCACCGGTGCAGAGCGTCTGGACCGACGTCGGCGACCCCGACGGCCTGCGGGCCACCAGCCGGCAGGGCCGGGCCACCGGGTTCTTCGGCCGCTCGATCGTCCACCCCCGCCAGATCGACCCGGTCCACGAGGTCTACACCCCCTCGCCCGAGGAGGTCGCCGCCGCGGAGGGCGTCCTCGCCACCGCGGCCGCGGCGGCCGCCCGCGGGGAGACCGCCGCGCTCGACGCCCAGGGCCGGTTCGTCGACCCCGCCGTCGTCGCCCGCGCCCGCACCGTCCTGGACCGGGCCCGCCCGCCCGCCCGGCCCTCCCCCACCGGACCCGACCCCCGTGCAGGAGACGCCCCATGA